TCGACGTTGAAACTCAGGTAAATATGGATTATCTGCAGCAAAAAATTGTGGTAATCGGCGCCGGCCTCTCAGGTCAGGCGCTGGTACGTTTTTTCTGCGGCAAAGGTGCAGAAGTCACCTTGTCCGACCGTCGTGGGCAGGCCGATCTGCCCGATTTTGAGAATTTAGCTGATTGCAAGCTGTCCTTCGATCTGGGAGGGCACAGTATCGAGCTCTTCAGGCAGGCCGATCTGATTGCGGTCAGCCCCGGAGTGCCACTGAATATTGAACCGCTGATCGAGGCTGCAAAGGCGGGGGTCAAAATTCTCGGAGAAGTTGAAATCGCGGTCCGTGAACTAAAAGCGCCGATGATCGCGATTACCGGAACCAATGGAAAATCGACAACCACCAGCTTGATCGGCGAAATGCTTAAGGGCTGGGGCAAGAACTGTTTTGTCGGCGGAAACCTGGGGACACCTCTGGTGTCCGCCTGCGGGAAGGGCTACGACAGCCTGGTGGTTGAGCTCTCCTCGTTTCAGCTCGAAGCGCTTGAAACCTTCTCCCCAAACTTTGCCTTGATGCTCAATTTGAGCGAAGACCATCTGGATCGTTACTCCGACTTCAACAGCTATCTGGCGGCGAAAGAGGCGATCTTCAGCAATATGGGCGCGGGTCAGTACGCGATCCTCAACGAGAATGATGCACGGGTGCGAGAACTCATTGTTCCTGTTGCAATCAAAAAAATATGGTTTTCAGCCATCCGTCTCCTCGATGAGGGGATGGGCCGGCGTGAAAATCAACTGGTCTGGCGTTGGCAGGGGAATGAAGTCCGCTTTGATCTTGAGCAGTTGAAGATTAAGGGGGAACACAATATTGAAAATGCCATGGCAGCGATGATTGCGCCGCTTGTCATGGGGATGCCAGCCGAACTGGCGTGGCAGAGAGTCTGTGCATTTACCGGTTTGCCTCACCGGATGCAGCAGGTGTCACGCTTTAAGGGGCTGACCTGGATCAATGATTCAAAGGGAACCAATGTCGGCAGTGTCGTGAAGAGCCTGGCGGGCCTGACGGCTCCGGTGACCCTGATCGCCGGGGGAAAGGATAAGGGGGGCGACTATGCCCCGCTGCGCGAACCGCTCAGCCAGAAGGTCGCCTGCCTGGTGTTGCTAGGTGAAGCAACTGGTCGAATGGATGCGGCATTGGCAGACTGTTGTCCGACCCGTCATGCTGCCGATATGGCCGAGGCGGTAAGGGTGGCGGCTGAAGAGACGACCAGCGGCGGGACTGTCTTGTTATCGCCTGCCTGTTCAAGTTTTGATATGTACACCAGCTATGCCGCGCGCGGTGATGATTTTGTCTGCCGGATCAAAGATTTGGAGGAGCGCGAATGAGGTTGCATCGTGACTTCGATACGACACTGCTTTTGCTGGCGGTGGCCCTGACCTGCCTTGGGGTGGTGATGGTGTTCTCCTCATCCTGTGTTGTGGCCGGTGAAAAATATGGCGACGCGTTCTTTTTCTTAAAGAAACAGCTTAAATTTGCCCTGGTCGGTGGTCTGTTGATGGCTCTGACGATGTATGTCGATTACGAATTCTGGCGCAAAATAGCGATCCCGCTGCTGCTGCTGGGAATCTGCCTGCTGGCACTGCTGTTTGTGCCGGGGATGGGGGTTACGGCCGGGGGCGCTGCACGTTGGTTACGGCTTCCCGGCATCACTGTCCAACCGGCAGAGTTCGTCAAACTGGGACTGGTGCTTTATCTCGCCAGTTCGATGACGCGCAAGAAGGAGAAAATCCGTTCATTCAAGCTGGGACTCCTCCCTTATATCCTGGTTTTGGGGGCGATCCTCGGGCTCTTGTTGCTGCAGCCGGACCTTGGCAGCGCCATGATCATATCGGGTGTCGCCCTGACGATGCTGTTGATGGCGGGGGCGCGCTGGAGTTTCGTTGTCCCGCTGGTGTTGTCCGTCTTGCCGGCGGTTTATTTTATGATCATGCACGTTGATTACCGGCGGCGGCGGATTCTGGCGTTTTTAAATCCCTGGAAAGATCCTTATGACACAGGATTCCAGATCATCCAGAGCATGATTGCCTTCGGTAGCGGCGGCGTTTTTGGCAAAGGCTTGGGCGGCAGTGAGCAGAAACTCTTTTTCCTGCCCGAGGCACACACCGACTTCATCTTTTCGGTGATTGGCGAAGAATTGGGTTTGATCGGAGTGCTGGCGGTCAGTGGAATTTTTCTGCTGCTGGTGCTGAGGGGCTTGCGTATCGCCTGGTACGCGACCGACCCTTTTGCGCGCTATCTGGCCTTTGGCCTGACTCTGCTGCTCGGAATGGAGGCCTTTGTCAATATGGCGGTTTGTCTCGGGTTACTTCCGACCAAGGGACTGGCCTTGCCGTTCATAAGTTATGGCGGTACCAGCCTGATTGCCAGCCTTGTCGCGGTCGGGATATTGCTGAATATCTCAAGCAGGATTGAGGTGCCGCAATGAAAATGCTGCTGGCCGGTGGTGGTACCGGCGGACATCTCTTCCCGGCCCTTGCAATTGCCGAGCAATTGCTGCGCGATGACAGTCAGTCAGAGGTCTGTTTTGTCGGGACGAAGAAGGGGCTTGAGGCCAGACTTCTGCCTAAGTTGGGCTTTCAGCTTGAGTTTATAGACATGGTCGGGGTGGTGGGTCGCGGGGTGCGCGGTATTGTGCAGCTGCTCCCGAAAATGCTGAAAAGTTTGCGCCAGTCCTGGCTGATTCTGCAACGTTTTCAACCCGATATTGTGGTCGGTGTCGGCGGCTATGCCTCCTTTCCGGTCTTGATCACCTCAAAACTAAAAGGTATTCCCTTCATCCTGCACGAGCAGAACGCAGTGCCAGGCTTGAGTAATCGCGTTCTGGCCGGGTTTGCCCGCCGGATCTGCCTGTCGATTCCAGACAGCGGCAAGCGTTTACCCAGGCACAAGCTGGTGATGACTGGTAATCCCTTACGTCAGGCCGTTGCTGAGCTGAGTTCCGCACTCCCGGGCAGTGGGGAAATCTTGGCTTTTGGTGGGAGTCGCGGCGCCCACGCGATTAACGAACTGCTGGCTGAGTCTCTCCCCTTGTTGCGCCGGCACGGGGTCACAGTAAAGGTGGTACACCAGACCGGTGACGCCGACCTGGACCAGATTCGGGCAGTTTATCAGTCACAGGGTGAAACAAACATTGAAGTTATCCCTTTTATCGAAGATATGGCAAGTGCTTATAAAAACTCGCGTCTGGTCATCTGCCGGGCCGGCGCGACAACGATTGCTGAGTTGTGCGCCTGTGGCCGACCCGCGCTGATGATTCCCTTGCCGTCTTCTGCGGCGGATCACCAGACTGCAAATGCGCGCGCTATGGAAGCTGCGGGTGCCGCAATTATGCTGACGCAGCATGAAACAAGTGCTGAAAAGTTGGCGAATACCATTGCGGAACTCTGGCTGAACAGAGATCGCTTGCAGGTCATGGCCGAGGCAGCGGCTTCACTGGGCCAAAAGGATGCAGCTCGCAGGGTCGTTGCGGTTTGTATCCAAGTTTTAACCGAGGGTTAAAGATATGTACGGACGGATTCGTAAAATTCATTTTATCGGCATCGGTGGCATCGGCATGAGCGGTATCGCTGAACTTCTGCTGAACCTTGAGTACCACGTGTCGGGATCCGATCTGCGTGAAACGGATACCACCCGCCGGCTGCGGCAACTGGGTGGTGAGATCAGTATCGGGCACGCCGAAGAGAATATCGCCGGCGCAGATGTGGTCGTGACCTCCACCGCGGTCAAGGTGGACAACCCTGAGGTCGTGGCTGCCCACCGCGAACATATTGCGGTGATTCCGCGCGCCGAGATGTTGGCCGAACTGATGCGCATGAAGTATGGCATCGCCGTCGCCGGAACTCACGGCAAGACCACGACAACCAGCATGATGGCGGTTGTTTTGACCCACGCGGGGGTTGATCCGACCTCGGTGATCGGTGGGAAGGTCGATGCGATCGGCAGCAATGCCAAGCTCGGGCGCGGCAAGTTTCTGGTCGCCGAAGCGGATGAGTCGGACGGCAGTTTCATGCATCTCTCCCCGACCATCGCCGTGGTCACCAATATTGATGAAGACCACCTAGATTTCTATAGCGGGATCGAAGAGATTCGGGCAATTTTCGTTGCATTTATAAACAAGGTCCCTTTTTACGGCCGTGCCATCCTCTGCCTCGACGATCCACAGATTCAGGAGATTCTACCTCAGGTCAAAAAGCGTTACCTGACCTATGGACTGAGCAGTCAGGCTGACTTCCAGGCCACAGAGATTCGTATGCGCCAGGGGCGGACCAGTTTTATGGCGCATTTCAAGGGAGAAGAATTGGGGCGGATCTCTTTCCACATGCCGGGTCGACATAATGTCCTGAACGCGTTAGCGGTGCTGGCCGTGGCGATGGAGCTCGGCGTTCCGTTTCGTACGATCGTGGGTGGATTTCGCAACTTTGGCGGTGTACAGCGTCGGTTCCAGATCCGAGATGAAGTTGGCGGCGTGATGATTGTTGATGACTACGGGCATCATCCGGCAGAGATCCGCGCGACCCTGGCGGCCGCTAAATCGGGGTGGAACAAACGCGTGGTGGCGGTCTTTCAGCCGCATCGTTACAGTCGCACCAAGGCGCTGTTTACTGATTTTTTGACCGCCTTTTATCAGGCTGACTGTTTGATTGTGACTGATATCTACGCGGCCGGGGAAGCACCACTCGAAGGGGCCGACGCCGAAGCGCTGGTCGCAGGAATCCGTGAACATGGCCACCGTGATGTGACCTTTTGCCGCAGCCTGGATGACGCCGTGCTTGTTCTGGAGCAACATGTCGAGCCGGGAGATATGGTGATCACCCTGGGAGCAGGGAATGTCAATCAGCTATGCGATCGGCTGGCTGAAAAACTTCGTTTGCGGGGATGATATGAAGCAGCTCCTCGAGAATCTGATTCAAGGTTTTCAGGGCGAATTTCTTCGTCAGGAACCGATGTCGGCGCATACCAGCTGGCAGCTGGGTGGACCGGCCGAGATCTTTCTGATCCCGCAGAATCGTGAAGATCTGCAGCTGGCGCTGAGGGGAATCCATCAACTTCGGTTACCCTGGCTGGTCCTTGGCAATGGTAGCAACCTGCTGGTGTCGGATCAGGGCTTTCACGGAGTGGTGCTCCAGCTCAAAAATTTGAGCCGGATCGATCTTCTCCCAGGTGGGAAGCTTGAAGTTGAAGCCGGGGTTCAGTTAGGGGATTTGATCCGTCGTTGTTGCCAGCAGGGTTTAGGGGGACTGGAAGAACTGAGCGGAATTCCGGGGTCGATTGGCGGGGCGCTGCTAATGAACGCCGGAGCGCTGAATACCGAAATTGGAAATTTGGTGAATCAGATTTCCTTGACTGACGGGCTGGGTGAGTGGGTTCTGCGCCGCGAGCAGATCGATTTTTCTTATCGTTTCTCGGGATTTGATCAGAAAGACGTCATCCAGTCCGCCATCTTGAAACTTGAAGAAGTTGATCCTGTAGAGCTGGAAACGCGTCGCCAGTTGGTCTTGACGCGGCGGCGGCAGGTGCAGAAGGTCACAGGAGCCCATGCCGGGTCAGTGTTCAAAAATCCCTCGGGAGAATCGGCCTGGAAGTTGATTGAACAAGCAGGAATGCGTGGGCAGCAGCGAGGCAGGGCGCTGGTTTCGCCCGAACATTGTAATCACATTGTTAATCTGGGCGGCGCCAGCGCAGAGGATGTCATGACCCTGATAAAGGCGGTGCAGCAGGCGGTGTTTCTGAACGCGGGACAGCAGCTCGAACTGGAAGTTCGTATGGTCGGTTGGGAGGACGAGGGATGACATTGATCGAAAAAGCCGAGATGAAAACCAGAACGATCGGTGTCCTGTACGGCGGTATCTCAGCTGAACGTGAAATTTCGCTCAAAACCGGAACGGCGGTCTTGAATGCATTGGTGGCCGAGGGTTACAAGGCGGTGGGGATCGATGTCGGATTGAATCTGCCGATCCAGCTGCGGGATGCCGGTATCGAAGTCGCATTTATCGCGCTGCACGGTCGTTTCGGTGAAGATGGCCGTGTTCAGGGGCTGTTGGAGATGCTGCAGATCCCCTATACCGGTAGCGGCGTTTTGGCTTCGAGTCTGTCGATCGACAAGGTCGCCACCAAGCAGATGCTGCTCTATCACGAACTCCCGACCCCTGGTTTTCAGGTGTTGAAAGGGGAAAACGCTGCGGAAAAGGTAATCAATACCTGTCGCCATCTGCCGTTAGTCGTGAAGCCTTCGCGCGAGGGATCGACCATCGGAATCAGCATTGTGCACAGCCTTGAAGCCTTGCGTCACGGGATTGATACGGCTGCCGCGCTGGATGGCACGGTATTGATTGAGGAATATATCGATGGCCAGGAACTGACGGTGTCGGTATTAAACGGTGAGGCGCTGCCGGTGATCCAGATTGTCCCGAAGACCGGATTTTACGACTTTCATGCCAAATATACCGTCGGGCAGACTGAATATCTTTTGCCGGCGCCGATTGATGCAGGGGTCTACAGTCGCGTCCAGGAAGCGGCGGTCGAGGCCTGCAGAGTGCTCGGATGTCGCGGCGCCGCTCGGGTAGATTTTATGCTGCGTGAAAAAGAATTTTACTGCCTCGAGGTGAACACAATTCCCGGGATGACCGAAACCAGTTTGTTGCCAAAAGCGGCCAAAGCCGCTGGGCTCGAGTTTGCGGAGCTGGTTGAATCGATTCTGCTCGATGCCGATCTTGATAAGTAGGATTTATGCATGATCTGAAAGCCAACAGTAGCGGAAGCTTCCGAACCGGCAAACAAAGGGTTAAGGAGAACCGCAAAAACAAGCAGAAAAAACCGCTGAACCTGCGCAAGATTCTGCATCGGACCCTGCGGGTGCTTGTGGTTGGACTCTCAGGAGCTTTGATCGTCTTCGGACTGGTTCTGGTGATTCAGCTGTTGGTGGCTTCGGATCTGTTTCGTATCGATCAGGTGAGTATCACCGGGGAGAAGCAATTGAGTCGGGAGAAGATTCTGGCGCTGTCCGATATCCAGAATGGGGTAAGCACCTTCGCCCTTGATCTTGCGCTGATTGGCCGAAAAATCGAGGAGAACCCCTGGGTGAAGAGCGCCCGGGTTGAGCGGATTTTCCCGCGTCAGGTCAATATCCAGGTTGAGGAGAGGGTGCCGCTGGCGATCATCAATCTGGGCTATCTCTATTATCTGGACCAGTCGGGAGAGGTATTTAAGGTACTGGGGCAGGATGACAGTCTGGACTTTCCGGTGGTGACCGGCTTCGATCGTGCCGATCTGCTGGCCAGGCCCGAGGCAGGTCGGCAGCAACTGGGCCAGGTGGTGGCGTTGATCGAAAATCTAAGTCAGCGCAAAAGTTTCAACCTGACTGAGGTTTCGGAAATTCATCAGGAGCAGAATGGTGGACTGACCCTTTTTACCCAAAATGGCGGGGTCAAAGTCAAGTTGGGGATTGGCCGTCTGCCCGAAAAACTGACGCGACTCGAACGTATTTATGCGCGGCTGAAGCCACGCCTGGAAATGCTTGAATATATCGACCTGAATGTTGATAAACGGATTATTGTCGGAATTGAGCGGCGACATGCTGCTGCCGCAAGCTGAGGGCCTAAGGGGGTTCCATGAGTAGTAAACGTGAAAATTTAATTGTTGGTCTCGATATCGGTACCACGAAAATCTGTTGCATCGTGGGCAACATGACCGAAGAGGGTCTGGATATTGTGGGGATCGGATCCAGTCCGTCCAAAGGGCTACGCAAGGGCGTGGTCATAAATATCGAAAGTACGGTCGAGTCGATTAAGAAGGCGGTGCGCGAAGCCGAACTGATGGCGGGTTGTGAAATTAAAACCGTCTATGCCGGGATCGCAGGAGGGCATATCAAAGGGTTGAATTCGCAAGGGGTGATCGCGATCAAAAATCGCGAGGTCTCGCCCGAAGACCTGACCCGGGTGATTGACGCAGCCAAAGCGATTGCGATTCCGATGGATCGGGAAGTCCTGCATATCCTGCCACAGGAATTTATCATCGACGATCAGGATGGCATCCGCGAGCCCCTCGGAATGAGTGGGGTGCGACTTGAAGCCAAGGTGCACATTGTGACCGGTGCGGTCGCAAGTGCTCAGAACATTGTTAAAAGTTGCAATCGTGCCGGAGTCGATGTGGCTGACATCGTGCTCGAACAGTTAGCCTCGAGCGAAGCAGTTCTCTCCGCCGATGAAAAAGAGCTCGGGGTGGCGTTGATCGATCTGGGCGGCGGGACTTCGGATATTGCGATCTTCTCGGAAGGGGCCATCAAGCATACAGCGGTGCTCTCTATTGGTGGCGATCATCTGACGAATGATATCGCCGTCGGGTTGCGCACCCCAATGGCAGAGGCGGAGAAGATCAAAAAACATTACGGCTGCTGTTTGACTTCGATGGTCGGGCGCGAAGAGACGATCGAAGTCCCCTCGGTGGGAGGACGTGAGGCGCGGGTGCTCTCCCGTCAACTGTTAGCCGAAATTCTGGAACCACGGGTTGAGGAAATTTTTACCCTGGTCAATCGTGAAATTATCAAGAGTGGTTATGCCGATTTGATTGCGTCGGGAATCGTGATTACCGGTGGTTCCTCTATCCTCCCGGGGATGCCCGAATTGGCAGAGCAGATCTTTAACCTGCCGGTTCGACGTGGTTTACCACAAGGGATTGGAGGTCTGACCGATGTCGTGAATTCGCCGGTTTATGCGACGGGCGTGGGACTGGTCAAGTATGGAAGCAAAAACGCCCATCGACCTCCGTTCAAGATCGGCCAGGATAAGGTTTTTGAAAAGGTAATTCAGCGCATGAAAGAATGGTTTGGCGAATTTTTTTAAATCTGAACAACGACCAATTTGGGGTCATTAACAGCTGGTGCGAACGCGGAGTGGACACCGGCCATTCACAAGAGGGAGTCTATTATGCCGAACAATGAGGGAGTCATGTTCCATTTTGAAGAGTCTTTGGCCCAGGGCGCAAAGATCAAGGTTGTGGGTGTTGGTGGCGGTGGCGGGAATGCCGTTAACATGATGATCCGCAGTGAGGTTCTGGGGGTCGAATTTATCACCGCCAATACCGATGCACAGGCGCTGCGAAAAAGTACCGCCCCAATGAAAATCCAACTGGGGGGTCAGTTGACCAAAGGGCTGGGTGCCGGAGCGGATCCCGAAATCGGGCGTCAGGCTGCAGAAGAAGATGTCGCACGACTTGAAGAGCTTTTTGCCGGCGCTGATATGGTCTTTGTCGC
Above is a genomic segment from Geopsychrobacter electrodiphilus DSM 16401 containing:
- the murC gene encoding UDP-N-acetylmuramate--L-alanine ligase; the protein is MYGRIRKIHFIGIGGIGMSGIAELLLNLEYHVSGSDLRETDTTRRLRQLGGEISIGHAEENIAGADVVVTSTAVKVDNPEVVAAHREHIAVIPRAEMLAELMRMKYGIAVAGTHGKTTTTSMMAVVLTHAGVDPTSVIGGKVDAIGSNAKLGRGKFLVAEADESDGSFMHLSPTIAVVTNIDEDHLDFYSGIEEIRAIFVAFINKVPFYGRAILCLDDPQIQEILPQVKKRYLTYGLSSQADFQATEIRMRQGRTSFMAHFKGEELGRISFHMPGRHNVLNALAVLAVAMELGVPFRTIVGGFRNFGGVQRRFQIRDEVGGVMIVDDYGHHPAEIRATLAAAKSGWNKRVVAVFQPHRYSRTKALFTDFLTAFYQADCLIVTDIYAAGEAPLEGADAEALVAGIREHGHRDVTFCRSLDDAVLVLEQHVEPGDMVITLGAGNVNQLCDRLAEKLRLRG
- the murG gene encoding undecaprenyldiphospho-muramoylpentapeptide beta-N-acetylglucosaminyltransferase; the encoded protein is MKMLLAGGGTGGHLFPALAIAEQLLRDDSQSEVCFVGTKKGLEARLLPKLGFQLEFIDMVGVVGRGVRGIVQLLPKMLKSLRQSWLILQRFQPDIVVGVGGYASFPVLITSKLKGIPFILHEQNAVPGLSNRVLAGFARRICLSIPDSGKRLPRHKLVMTGNPLRQAVAELSSALPGSGEILAFGGSRGAHAINELLAESLPLLRRHGVTVKVVHQTGDADLDQIRAVYQSQGETNIEVIPFIEDMASAYKNSRLVICRAGATTIAELCACGRPALMIPLPSSAADHQTANARAMEAAGAAIMLTQHETSAEKLANTIAELWLNRDRLQVMAEAAASLGQKDAARRVVAVCIQVLTEG
- the murD gene encoding UDP-N-acetylmuramoyl-L-alanine--D-glutamate ligase, encoding MDYLQQKIVVIGAGLSGQALVRFFCGKGAEVTLSDRRGQADLPDFENLADCKLSFDLGGHSIELFRQADLIAVSPGVPLNIEPLIEAAKAGVKILGEVEIAVRELKAPMIAITGTNGKSTTTSLIGEMLKGWGKNCFVGGNLGTPLVSACGKGYDSLVVELSSFQLEALETFSPNFALMLNLSEDHLDRYSDFNSYLAAKEAIFSNMGAGQYAILNENDARVRELIVPVAIKKIWFSAIRLLDEGMGRRENQLVWRWQGNEVRFDLEQLKIKGEHNIENAMAAMIAPLVMGMPAELAWQRVCAFTGLPHRMQQVSRFKGLTWINDSKGTNVGSVVKSLAGLTAPVTLIAGGKDKGGDYAPLREPLSQKVACLVLLGEATGRMDAALADCCPTRHAADMAEAVRVAAEETTSGGTVLLSPACSSFDMYTSYAARGDDFVCRIKDLEERE
- a CDS encoding cell division protein FtsQ/DivIB; protein product: MHDLKANSSGSFRTGKQRVKENRKNKQKKPLNLRKILHRTLRVLVVGLSGALIVFGLVLVIQLLVASDLFRIDQVSITGEKQLSREKILALSDIQNGVSTFALDLALIGRKIEENPWVKSARVERIFPRQVNIQVEERVPLAIINLGYLYYLDQSGEVFKVLGQDDSLDFPVVTGFDRADLLARPEAGRQQLGQVVALIENLSQRKSFNLTEVSEIHQEQNGGLTLFTQNGGVKVKLGIGRLPEKLTRLERIYARLKPRLEMLEYIDLNVDKRIIVGIERRHAAAAS
- the murB gene encoding UDP-N-acetylmuramate dehydrogenase, coding for MSISYAIGWLKNFVCGDDMKQLLENLIQGFQGEFLRQEPMSAHTSWQLGGPAEIFLIPQNREDLQLALRGIHQLRLPWLVLGNGSNLLVSDQGFHGVVLQLKNLSRIDLLPGGKLEVEAGVQLGDLIRRCCQQGLGGLEELSGIPGSIGGALLMNAGALNTEIGNLVNQISLTDGLGEWVLRREQIDFSYRFSGFDQKDVIQSAILKLEEVDPVELETRRQLVLTRRRQVQKVTGAHAGSVFKNPSGESAWKLIEQAGMRGQQRGRALVSPEHCNHIVNLGGASAEDVMTLIKAVQQAVFLNAGQQLELEVRMVGWEDEG
- a CDS encoding D-alanine--D-alanine ligase, with protein sequence MTLIEKAEMKTRTIGVLYGGISAEREISLKTGTAVLNALVAEGYKAVGIDVGLNLPIQLRDAGIEVAFIALHGRFGEDGRVQGLLEMLQIPYTGSGVLASSLSIDKVATKQMLLYHELPTPGFQVLKGENAAEKVINTCRHLPLVVKPSREGSTIGISIVHSLEALRHGIDTAAALDGTVLIEEYIDGQELTVSVLNGEALPVIQIVPKTGFYDFHAKYTVGQTEYLLPAPIDAGVYSRVQEAAVEACRVLGCRGAARVDFMLREKEFYCLEVNTIPGMTETSLLPKAAKAAGLEFAELVESILLDADLDK
- the ftsW gene encoding putative lipid II flippase FtsW, translated to MRLHRDFDTTLLLLAVALTCLGVVMVFSSSCVVAGEKYGDAFFFLKKQLKFALVGGLLMALTMYVDYEFWRKIAIPLLLLGICLLALLFVPGMGVTAGGAARWLRLPGITVQPAEFVKLGLVLYLASSMTRKKEKIRSFKLGLLPYILVLGAILGLLLLQPDLGSAMIISGVALTMLLMAGARWSFVVPLVLSVLPAVYFMIMHVDYRRRRILAFLNPWKDPYDTGFQIIQSMIAFGSGGVFGKGLGGSEQKLFFLPEAHTDFIFSVIGEELGLIGVLAVSGIFLLLVLRGLRIAWYATDPFARYLAFGLTLLLGMEAFVNMAVCLGLLPTKGLALPFISYGGTSLIASLVAVGILLNISSRIEVPQ
- the ftsA gene encoding cell division protein FtsA produces the protein MSSKRENLIVGLDIGTTKICCIVGNMTEEGLDIVGIGSSPSKGLRKGVVINIESTVESIKKAVREAELMAGCEIKTVYAGIAGGHIKGLNSQGVIAIKNREVSPEDLTRVIDAAKAIAIPMDREVLHILPQEFIIDDQDGIREPLGMSGVRLEAKVHIVTGAVASAQNIVKSCNRAGVDVADIVLEQLASSEAVLSADEKELGVALIDLGGGTSDIAIFSEGAIKHTAVLSIGGDHLTNDIAVGLRTPMAEAEKIKKHYGCCLTSMVGREETIEVPSVGGREARVLSRQLLAEILEPRVEEIFTLVNREIIKSGYADLIASGIVITGGSSILPGMPELAEQIFNLPVRRGLPQGIGGLTDVVNSPVYATGVGLVKYGSKNAHRPPFKIGQDKVFEKVIQRMKEWFGEFF